A window of the Planktothrix serta PCC 8927 genome harbors these coding sequences:
- a CDS encoding AI-2E family transporter: MKLADWIGFLCLVIALIILWQFRQILLLLFTSVVLSIAVNSLVRRIQRFGLKRGRAVLLSLALIVVMGAVLISVVLPPFLDQFQELIKLVPVGYDKLLIWLNGLAKNPPSWLPDLNVELPNVTQLAAQAGPFAQKLLGNFFAFFSNSIGNFLQFLLLLIFALMLLADPSSYRRGLVRLFPSFYRHRADYILSKCETTLLQWMGGIVITSTFVAILSAIGLLILGIPFVFAHALLAGMFNFVPNIGPTASVIFPVSVALLDTPWKALAVIILYVIIQNLESYWFSPLVMQKQVDLLPAITLTAQIFFASFFGVLGLVLALPLTVVSKTWIEELLLTDLLDQWGSEGTGNREQGTEGAGGVGEGGGNN, translated from the coding sequence TTGAAACTGGCAGATTGGATCGGGTTCCTTTGTTTAGTCATTGCCCTCATTATTCTGTGGCAGTTTCGGCAAATCCTACTGCTTCTGTTTACCTCCGTTGTGTTGTCCATTGCGGTTAACAGTTTAGTACGACGGATACAACGATTTGGACTGAAGCGCGGACGTGCCGTTTTGTTATCACTCGCCTTAATTGTGGTGATGGGTGCAGTGTTAATTAGTGTGGTTTTGCCTCCGTTTTTAGACCAGTTTCAAGAACTGATCAAATTGGTTCCTGTGGGGTACGATAAATTACTGATTTGGCTGAACGGTCTGGCTAAAAATCCCCCCAGTTGGCTTCCTGACCTGAATGTTGAGCTTCCGAATGTCACCCAACTAGCAGCACAAGCTGGGCCTTTCGCTCAAAAGCTATTGGGAAATTTCTTTGCCTTCTTTTCTAACTCGATTGGCAACTTTTTACAGTTTCTATTACTATTAATATTTGCCTTGATGTTATTAGCTGATCCCTCCTCCTATCGTCGGGGATTGGTACGTTTATTTCCCTCGTTTTATCGTCATCGAGCCGATTACATTTTATCCAAATGTGAAACAACTTTATTGCAATGGATGGGAGGGATTGTTATTACCTCTACTTTTGTGGCAATATTGAGTGCTATCGGTCTGCTAATTTTGGGGATTCCGTTTGTATTTGCCCATGCGCTATTAGCGGGAATGTTTAACTTTGTTCCGAATATTGGGCCGACAGCCAGTGTGATTTTTCCCGTTTCTGTTGCGTTATTAGATACCCCTTGGAAAGCCTTGGCAGTCATTATCCTATACGTTATTATTCAAAACTTAGAGAGCTATTGGTTTAGTCCTCTGGTCATGCAAAAACAAGTTGATTTGTTACCCGCGATTACCTTAACGGCTCAAATCTTTTTTGCCTCCTTTTTTGGGGTGTTAGGTTTAGTTTTAGCCTTACCCTTAACAGTGGTGAGCAAAACTTGGATTGAAGAACTTTTACTCACTGATTTATTAGATCAATGGGGATCAGAGGGAACAGGGAACAGGGAACAGGGAACAGAAGGAGCAGGAGGAGTAGGGGAGGGAGGAGGAAATAATTGA
- a CDS encoding WD40 repeat domain-containing protein produces the protein MLQPQLLNWECRDTLHIHSDAVRVIAMSYDGKLLASRSDDATLQLYNLETPSAPMILADNLCRQYPGYGLVFSPNSPILAVECDKNIHLWNVSTLQYQVLDLGLSVPICSLAFSPNGKLLAAGSFDGFIGFWDLTKGQPLPPLKAHSFPIWSLAFSPDSLFLASGSGDGTVGLWSVNGQQSLALLVGHSFPVWSVAFSPDGLTLATGSEDKTIKLWWLEIGQELATLMGHSASVQSLAFSTEGKILVSASNDGTLRLWKISPDLQVGALLEPIQILAGHQGSVGTVIYSPSERLIVSGSTDATIKLWRKG, from the coding sequence ATGCTACAGCCTCAACTTTTGAATTGGGAATGTCGTGATACCCTCCATATTCATTCTGATGCCGTCAGAGTGATTGCCATGAGTTACGATGGTAAACTTCTGGCCAGTCGCAGTGATGATGCCACGTTGCAACTTTACAACTTGGAAACACCCTCTGCGCCGATGATTCTGGCTGATAACCTCTGCCGACAATATCCCGGTTATGGGTTAGTATTCAGTCCAAATTCTCCCATACTGGCGGTTGAATGCGATAAAAATATTCACCTTTGGAATGTGAGCACGCTTCAATATCAAGTATTGGACTTGGGGTTATCGGTTCCTATTTGTTCTTTAGCGTTTAGTCCCAATGGTAAACTTCTGGCTGCGGGGAGTTTTGATGGCTTCATTGGGTTTTGGGATTTAACGAAGGGTCAACCTCTCCCCCCGTTAAAAGCGCATTCTTTTCCAATTTGGTCATTGGCCTTTAGTCCTGATAGTTTATTTTTGGCCAGTGGTAGTGGGGATGGAACCGTGGGATTATGGAGTGTAAATGGCCAGCAGTCATTAGCGCTTTTGGTGGGTCATTCCTTTCCGGTTTGGTCGGTAGCTTTTAGTCCCGATGGTTTGACTCTCGCTACTGGAAGTGAAGACAAGACGATTAAACTCTGGTGGCTGGAAATTGGCCAGGAGTTAGCGACCCTGATGGGTCATTCGGCTTCTGTGCAGTCTCTAGCTTTCTCGACCGAAGGCAAAATTTTAGTGAGTGCGAGTAATGATGGCACGTTGAGGCTGTGGAAAATTAGCCCAGATTTGCAAGTGGGAGCGCTGTTAGAGCCGATTCAGATCCTCGCAGGTCATCAAGGTTCCGTTGGAACGGTTATCTATAGTCCTTCTGAACGTTTGATCGTCAGTGGGAGTACGGATGCAACTATTAAACTTTGGCGCAAAGGTTAA